From Daucus carota subsp. sativus chromosome 6, DH1 v3.0, whole genome shotgun sequence, the proteins below share one genomic window:
- the LOC135146980 gene encoding two-component response regulator ORR26-like → MFSERRLMSDLNSGRKRKDFDNKHNDKNFGHPSAGKRTRVVWTVDPHQKFVKAVNYMGFDKVGPKKILELMNVPWLTRENVASHLQKYQLYLSRLQKENDLKPSHGGIKQSTDATSRDQAGNLGFKNSINITHNNAANTNFLIYSKMCML, encoded by the exons ATGTTTTCCGAAAGAAGATTAATGAG TGATCTGAATTcaggaaggaaaagaaaagattttGATAACAAGCACAATGATAAAAACTTTGGTCATCCTTCTGCTGGGAAGAGAACTAGAGTAGTTTGGACTGTCGATCCTCATCAGAAGTTTGTCAAGGCCGTGAACTACATGGGGTTTGACA AAGTTGGCCCCAAGAAAATACTCGAGTTGATGAATGTGCCCTGGTTAACACGAGAAAACGTTGCTAGCCACTTGCAG AAGTACCAGTTATATTTGAGCCGATTACAAAAAGAGAATGATCTTAAACCATCTCATGGTGGCATAAAGCAGTCTACTGATGCAACTTCAAGAGACCAAGCTGGAAACCTTGGCTTTAAGAATTCAATCAACATCACACATAACAATGCTGCAAATACCAACTTCCTTATTTATAGCAAAATGTGTATGCTCTAA